The Streptomyces sp. DH-12 genome has a window encoding:
- a CDS encoding N-acetylmuramoyl-L-alanine amidase: MRTPRHFWKASAVVAAGLSGALVLQTVTGQEDGGSHAGGVPAPVTSKAETTALRVSGDGTSASLGKRDTGPFSMLGVTWSDPSARVGGTVEVRTRAAGTQEWSRWLTLDGDSGQGESGAVRGGTEPAWVGPSDGVEVRVDGKDSARLPKGLRLDMVDPGSGEVTALEPAAYVAEGVEESEEPTPSATEPETGTEPQPDAATPQTPASETPPEPSPSEPSAPEPSVTEPSAPVTPSAPDTSSPTASPTPSASAPPAPPSTAPRPPITSRAAWGADESISPEEPGYLPGGKVKAVVVHHTAESNDYTCAQAPAVVRGIYAYHVKQLGWKDVGYNFLVDKCGRVYEGRKGGVDRPVMGAHAYGFNAETTGISVLGTYTSTAPSAAAMTSVARIAAWKLGQYGVAPTGTATLTAGDSGRSYSGKTWAKGAQLTLPAIHGHRDGYNTQCPGDAFYAKLATIRTWAGGPVSGLTLKSVTGNSTSGSTTYTRAGITVNWSATTPAALVSKYELLVDGKAVATAAGTATSAKATLTAGTHQVAVRAVHQSGRTTTTAAATVVAETTAPAFTTKPNLALRTGTVNTAAVPLTLKWKAADGVALKEVRLTAPTAKTYGPTVTSAGHTAKSGAATTWSMKAYDRAGNTATASVAGTPVILQESSATKSGTWTTKSSSSYLGGKSYTSSSKNASLSWTFTGRSVAWTVSRAATSGQAHVYVDGKKAATVDLKSSTTKYRDAIWTRTWSGSAKHTIKIVVVGTKGRPAITTDGIVYLR; encoded by the coding sequence ATGCGCACACCACGGCATTTCTGGAAGGCGTCCGCGGTCGTCGCGGCCGGCCTGTCCGGGGCACTCGTCCTGCAGACCGTGACGGGACAGGAGGACGGCGGCTCCCACGCCGGCGGTGTGCCGGCGCCCGTCACCAGCAAGGCGGAGACCACCGCGCTACGGGTCTCCGGGGACGGCACCTCCGCCTCCCTGGGCAAGCGGGACACCGGGCCGTTCAGCATGCTCGGCGTGACCTGGTCCGACCCGTCCGCCCGCGTCGGCGGCACGGTCGAGGTCCGCACCCGGGCCGCCGGTACGCAGGAGTGGTCACGGTGGCTGACCCTGGACGGCGACAGCGGCCAGGGCGAGAGCGGCGCCGTGCGCGGCGGTACCGAACCGGCGTGGGTGGGCCCGTCCGACGGCGTCGAAGTGCGGGTCGACGGAAAGGATTCGGCCAGGCTGCCCAAGGGCCTGCGCCTGGACATGGTCGACCCCGGCAGCGGCGAGGTCACCGCGCTGGAACCGGCGGCGTACGTGGCCGAAGGGGTCGAGGAGAGCGAGGAGCCCACTCCCTCGGCCACCGAGCCGGAGACCGGCACCGAGCCGCAGCCGGACGCCGCCACCCCGCAGACTCCCGCCTCCGAGACGCCGCCCGAGCCGTCCCCCTCCGAACCCTCGGCGCCGGAACCCTCGGTGACCGAGCCGTCGGCCCCCGTCACGCCGTCCGCCCCGGACACCTCCTCGCCCACCGCCTCCCCCACCCCTTCGGCGAGCGCCCCGCCCGCGCCGCCGTCCACCGCGCCCCGCCCGCCGATCACCTCCCGCGCCGCCTGGGGCGCGGACGAGTCGATCAGCCCGGAGGAGCCGGGCTACCTGCCCGGCGGGAAGGTCAAGGCGGTCGTGGTGCACCACACCGCCGAGTCCAACGACTACACCTGCGCCCAGGCCCCGGCCGTGGTGCGCGGCATCTACGCGTACCACGTGAAGCAGCTGGGCTGGAAGGACGTCGGCTACAACTTCCTGGTCGACAAGTGCGGCAGGGTCTACGAGGGACGCAAGGGCGGAGTCGACCGGCCGGTGATGGGCGCCCACGCCTACGGCTTCAACGCCGAGACCACCGGCATATCCGTGCTGGGCACCTACACCTCCACCGCGCCCTCCGCGGCCGCCATGACCTCCGTCGCCCGGATCGCCGCGTGGAAGCTCGGCCAGTACGGCGTCGCCCCCACCGGCACCGCCACCCTCACCGCCGGCGACAGCGGCCGCAGCTACTCCGGGAAGACCTGGGCCAAGGGCGCCCAGCTGACCCTGCCCGCGATCCACGGCCACCGCGACGGGTACAACACCCAGTGCCCCGGCGACGCCTTCTACGCCAAGCTCGCCACCATCCGCACCTGGGCGGGCGGACCGGTCTCCGGCCTCACCCTGAAGTCCGTCACCGGCAACAGCACCTCCGGCTCGACCACCTACACCAGGGCCGGCATCACGGTGAACTGGTCGGCCACCACCCCGGCCGCGCTCGTCTCGAAGTACGAACTCCTGGTGGACGGCAAGGCCGTGGCCACCGCCGCCGGCACCGCCACCTCCGCCAAGGCCACCCTGACCGCCGGCACCCACCAGGTGGCCGTCCGCGCCGTCCACCAGTCGGGCAGGACGACCACCACGGCGGCCGCGACCGTCGTCGCCGAGACCACCGCCCCCGCCTTCACCACCAAGCCGAACCTGGCCCTGCGCACCGGCACCGTCAACACCGCCGCCGTTCCGCTGACGCTGAAGTGGAAGGCCGCCGACGGCGTCGCGCTGAAGGAGGTCCGGCTCACCGCCCCGACCGCCAAGACCTACGGTCCCACGGTCACCAGCGCCGGCCACACCGCCAAGTCCGGCGCCGCCACCACCTGGTCGATGAAGGCCTACGACCGGGCCGGCAACACCGCCACCGCCTCGGTCGCAGGGACCCCGGTCATCCTCCAGGAGAGCTCCGCCACCAAGTCCGGCACGTGGACGACCAAGTCCTCCTCCAGCTACCTCGGCGGCAAGTCGTACACCAGCTCCTCCAAGAACGCCTCGCTGAGCTGGACCTTCACCGGCCGGTCCGTCGCCTGGACCGTCTCCCGCGCCGCCACCTCCGGCCAGGCCCACGTCTACGTGGACGGCAAGAAGGCCGCCACCGTGGACCTGAAGTCGTCCACCACCAAGTACCGCGACGCGATCTGGACCAGGACCTGGAGCGGCAGCGCCAAGCACACGATCAAGATCGTCGTCGTCGGGACCAAGGGCCGTCCGGCCATCACCACGGACGGCATCGTCTACCTCAGGTAG
- a CDS encoding ATP-dependent 6-phosphofructokinase, giving the protein MRIGVLTAGGDCPGLNAVIRSVVHRAVDNYGDEVIGFEDGYSGLLDGRYRTLDLNAVSGILARGGTILGSSRLERDRLREACENASDMIHQFGIDALIPIGGEGTLTAARMLSDAGLPVVGVPKTIDNDISSTDRTFGFDTAVGVATEAMDRLKTTAESHQRVMVVEVMGRHAGWIALESGMAAGAHGICLPERPFDPAQLVKMVEERFDRGKKFAVICVAEGAHPAEGTMDYGKGEIDKFGHERFQGIGTALAYELERRLGKEAKPVILGHVQRGGVPTAYDRVLATRFGWHAVEAAHRGDFGRMTALRGTDIVMVPLAEAVTELKTVPKDRMDEAESVF; this is encoded by the coding sequence ATGCGTATAGGAGTCCTCACCGCAGGCGGCGACTGCCCTGGGCTGAACGCAGTGATCCGGTCGGTCGTGCACCGGGCGGTGGACAACTACGGCGACGAGGTCATCGGCTTCGAGGACGGCTACTCCGGCCTGCTCGACGGCCGCTACCGCACGCTGGACCTCAACGCGGTCAGCGGCATCCTGGCCCGCGGCGGGACCATACTGGGCTCCTCCCGGCTGGAGCGCGACCGGCTGCGCGAGGCCTGCGAGAACGCCTCCGACATGATCCACCAGTTCGGCATCGACGCGCTGATCCCGATCGGCGGGGAGGGCACGCTGACGGCGGCGCGGATGCTGTCCGACGCCGGTCTGCCGGTGGTCGGCGTCCCGAAGACGATCGACAACGACATCTCCTCCACGGACCGCACCTTCGGCTTCGACACCGCCGTCGGCGTCGCCACCGAGGCGATGGACCGCCTGAAGACCACCGCCGAGTCGCACCAGCGGGTGATGGTCGTCGAGGTGATGGGACGGCACGCGGGCTGGATCGCCCTGGAGTCCGGCATGGCGGCCGGCGCCCACGGCATCTGCCTGCCGGAGCGGCCCTTCGACCCGGCCCAGTTGGTCAAGATGGTCGAGGAGCGCTTCGACCGGGGCAAGAAGTTCGCGGTCATCTGCGTCGCCGAGGGCGCCCACCCGGCCGAGGGCACCATGGACTACGGCAAGGGCGAGATCGACAAGTTCGGCCACGAGCGCTTCCAGGGCATCGGCACGGCCCTGGCGTACGAGCTGGAGCGGCGCCTCGGCAAGGAGGCCAAGCCGGTCATCCTGGGCCACGTCCAGCGCGGCGGCGTCCCGACGGCGTACGACCGCGTCCTCGCCACCCGCTTCGGCTGGCACGCGGTGGAGGCCGCCCACCGGGGCGACTTCGGCAGGATGACCGCCCTGCGCGGCACGGACATCGTGATGGTCCCGCTCGCGGAGGCGGTCACGGAACTGAAGACGGTCCCGAAGGATCGCATGGACGAGGCGGAGTCGGTCTTCTAG
- the pta gene encoding phosphate acetyltransferase, producing the protein MTRSVYVTGIDRGDGRQVVELGVMELLTRQVDRVGVFRPLVHDGPDRLFELLRARYRLSQAPATVYGMDYAEASALQAERGADELVSTLVDRFHLVARDYDVVLVLGTDYADTQFPDELSLNARLANEFGASVIPVVGGRRQTAESVRAETRNAYRAYDTLGCDVLAMVVNRVAREDRDEIAERLASRLPVPCYVLPDEPALSAPTVSQIAHTLGAKVVLGDDSGLARDALDFVFGGAMLPNLLAALTPGCLVVTPGDRGDLVVGALAAHSAGTPPIAGVLLTLDEVPGERVLTLADRLAPGTPVLSVPGNSFPTAEQLFSLEGKLNAATPRKAERALGLFERYTDTAELTRQVSAPSGGRVTPMMFEHKLLEQARSDLRRVVLPEGAEERVLHAAEVLLRRGVCELTLLGDVDQIRKKAADLGIDLGGTQLIDPAVSELRDSFAEKYAALRAHRGVTVELAYDVVSDVNYFGTLMVEEGLADGMVSGSVHSTAATIRPAFEIIKTRPDADIVSSVFFMCLADKVLVYGDCAVNPDPDAEQLADIAVQSAATAARFGVEPRIAMLSYSTGTSGSGADVDKVRTATGLVRERRPDLRVEGPIQYDAAVEPSVAATKLPGSEVAGQATVLIFPDLNTGNNTYKAVQRSAGAIAVGPVLQGLRKPVNDLSRGALVQDIVNTVAITAIQAQSPAPSEKAAAQ; encoded by the coding sequence GTGACCCGCAGCGTGTACGTGACCGGCATCGACCGCGGCGACGGCCGCCAGGTCGTCGAACTCGGGGTCATGGAGCTGCTGACCCGGCAGGTCGACCGGGTGGGTGTGTTCCGTCCCCTGGTGCACGACGGGCCCGACCGGCTCTTCGAACTGCTGCGCGCCCGCTACCGGCTCTCCCAGGCCCCCGCGACCGTCTACGGCATGGACTACGCCGAGGCCTCCGCGCTCCAGGCGGAGCGCGGCGCCGACGAGCTGGTGTCCACCCTGGTCGACCGGTTCCACCTGGTGGCCCGCGACTACGACGTGGTGCTGGTGCTGGGCACCGACTACGCGGACACGCAGTTCCCCGACGAGCTGTCCCTGAACGCCCGCCTCGCCAATGAGTTCGGCGCCTCGGTGATCCCCGTGGTCGGCGGCCGGAGGCAGACCGCCGAGTCCGTGCGCGCGGAGACCCGCAACGCCTACCGCGCCTACGACACCCTCGGCTGCGACGTGCTGGCGATGGTGGTCAACCGGGTGGCGCGCGAGGACCGGGACGAGATCGCCGAGCGGCTCGCCTCCCGGCTGCCCGTGCCCTGCTACGTGCTGCCCGACGAGCCCGCGCTGTCCGCGCCCACGGTGTCCCAGATCGCCCACACGCTGGGGGCGAAGGTGGTGCTCGGCGACGACTCCGGGCTCGCCCGCGACGCCCTGGACTTCGTCTTCGGCGGCGCGATGCTGCCCAACCTGCTCGCCGCGCTGACCCCGGGCTGCCTGGTGGTGACCCCGGGCGACCGGGGCGACCTGGTGGTGGGCGCGCTGGCCGCGCACAGCGCCGGCACCCCGCCGATAGCCGGGGTGCTGCTGACCCTGGACGAGGTGCCCGGCGAACGCGTCCTCACCCTCGCCGACCGGCTGGCGCCCGGCACGCCGGTGCTGTCGGTGCCGGGCAACAGCTTCCCCACCGCCGAGCAGCTGTTCTCCCTGGAGGGCAAGCTGAACGCGGCCACCCCGCGCAAGGCGGAGCGGGCGCTCGGCCTGTTCGAGCGGTACACCGACACCGCCGAGCTCACCCGCCAGGTGTCCGCGCCCAGCGGCGGCCGCGTCACCCCGATGATGTTCGAGCACAAGCTGCTCGAACAGGCACGTTCCGACCTGCGCCGGGTGGTGCTCCCGGAGGGCGCCGAGGAGCGGGTGCTGCACGCGGCGGAGGTGCTGCTGCGCCGGGGCGTGTGCGAGCTGACCCTGCTCGGCGACGTCGACCAGATCCGCAAGAAGGCCGCCGATCTGGGCATCGACCTGGGCGGCACCCAGCTGATCGACCCGGCCGTCTCCGAGCTGCGCGACTCCTTCGCGGAGAAGTACGCGGCGCTGCGCGCCCACCGGGGCGTCACCGTGGAGCTGGCGTACGACGTGGTGTCCGACGTGAACTACTTCGGCACGCTGATGGTCGAGGAGGGCCTCGCCGACGGCATGGTGTCCGGCTCGGTGCACTCCACGGCGGCGACCATCCGCCCGGCCTTCGAGATCATCAAGACCCGCCCGGACGCAGACATCGTCTCGTCGGTGTTCTTCATGTGCCTCGCCGACAAGGTGCTGGTGTACGGCGACTGCGCGGTCAACCCGGATCCGGACGCCGAGCAGCTCGCCGACATCGCGGTGCAGTCGGCGGCCACCGCGGCGCGGTTCGGGGTGGAGCCGCGGATCGCGATGCTGTCGTACTCGACGGGCACCTCCGGCTCCGGCGCCGACGTGGACAAGGTGCGCACCGCGACCGGGCTGGTGCGCGAGCGCCGGCCGGACCTGCGCGTCGAGGGGCCGATCCAGTACGACGCGGCCGTGGAGCCGTCGGTCGCGGCGACCAAGCTGCCCGGCTCCGAGGTGGCCGGGCAGGCGACCGTGCTGATCTTCCCCGACCTGAACACCGGCAACAACACCTACAAGGCCG